Below is a genomic region from Syngnathus typhle isolate RoL2023-S1 ecotype Sweden linkage group LG3, RoL_Styp_1.0, whole genome shotgun sequence.
GTCACAGAAACTGTGGGAGAGGAAAGAAGACGACGACAAGGCGGAGGAAGGGGAGCAGGAGAAAGAGACAAAGCCAGAGGAGGAGGACGTGACGAGGAAAAAAGAGCTGGAGGAGATCAGGAAGGAGCACAAGAGGGAGATTCAGAATCTGGTGTCGGAATACAGCAGCGCTCAGATGGAGCTGCAGGCTCGCATCGGAGCCCTGGAGAACGAGTAAGTCCCGCACGTGTGACATCTCCATGACAACGCGCCGATGCTAAGATGATAGCATATGCGGCTACGCTTGCTCCAGGTTGCGTGAGCGGGAGGAGCGATGCAGGAGGAGAGAACCCCGATGTGACGATCTCCAGTTGGGGAAACTTCAGGAGAGACTGACGGAACGAGACCAGCTCATTAAGCGATTAGTGGTACATCGACGCACGAGATTTTTAATAATAGTATCTTTTTGTTAGTTTGACTATTTTGGATGCAAGCAAGCAAACGAATCGGACTTCCAGACAACACCAAGTGTGAACAAGCTCCTTTTTCATCCTCTTTCCCTCCCTCCAGGAAGAACGGCATCAGCTGCAGCTACACCCCCCTGTTGTCGGGGACAACAGCGGCCTCAGGCTCCGCGAGAACAAGCCCCGCCCTGGGAGCACCACGCCAACCATgagggtgagtgtgtgtgtgtgtgtatcctgCACATATTGTAATGAGTTCATCAAAAAGCACTCCTTCTTGCCAGAAGGGAATACTGAATTCAAGCCAAGTTTTGTTTCTGGTGCACAGACAATAAAGTGTCCAATCTGGAcccttgcttgtgtgtgtgtgcgtgcgtgcagacaTTTTCATTTGGAATTACACATTCATGTTTGAATCATTAACTGTTACTTGTAAACATATTTAACGACTTGAGAAACATATTTTATGGTCTGACTCGGCAAGCGACCGTGACGTTATTCACCTGCATTCACGTTGCTTTCTAAAAAGCTGCGGCATAACATGGATTTTACTGTGCGTTGTAATTTGACTTAAAAAATCCACAGGGTTGCTGAGCCGAACCCTCAGGTCATAAATATTGATCAATTCTTTACTGTATTACATATTCTATTATTTTGATTATATCCTCATGAAAATCTGATGTGCTTTTGAATCGAGCGTTCATTTGTGTCCACAGAAGAAGCATGTGGAGTCGTCCCCTCGCGGAAGCAGCATCTCTTGCTCCGGTGCTTACGACCGCCTCCCTCCCTACTCGTCCTTCTCCTCCACGCTGCCCCACCAGTCTacctcccacgcacacacgtCTCCGCACTACTCCACCACGTCTCTTCCGCACAAGCACACCACCCTCTCCTTCAGCCAAAATTCCCCCCCGTCGCTGCCTCGCTCCCCCAGATCCCGAACGTCCTGCATCCCCCCGACGCCGGCGCCCACCGCGCCGCTGCCCGTCTGCCCCTCGTCGCAGGCAGGCATTCGCTATGTGTCGCCCTCCTTCCAGGAGCCATATGCGTACTTGCAGGCGCAGTCAATCAGGTAGGATTTTCAAAAGGTTTCAGATTCTTGTTGTGTGAAATCATCTGACAGCATCAGCGACTTTTCTTCCCGGGCGTCAAACTCGCTTCCCAATATAACATTTGCAATTGTGCTCTTAAACTTGCATTATTTATAACCTACCTTTGTAACGGACGGCTTTGTTCCGGAACCTTTATGCGGTGACAGTGACTCACTGGAGTTGGTTTACTTTGGAGAAAATAGCAGCCCTGTGTTCTTCTGTGCTAAATAAAGACACTagaggatgcaaaaaaaaaaaattaggtcAAACATTTACTTGAGTACGGAAAGCAATAATGTGCACCTTTGATCACTTAAATAGCCAAGTAGGGTATTAAGTAGGAGGGAGTTAAATGTATGCTTGTTTTTATTGAATTATTACAGACAGGATGCAGAATAGAGAGATGTAAAATTAAATTTTCATCATGATCCACTGCCTAAAAGATATTTTGCAATTTTGTCCTACAATGAATTGTGAAATATGGGCCATTTGTCTTTAATGATTACCAATTGAAAATGGAAAGAACAAATGATACACAGATTAAAATtaaacccttttttttcttcatgttttAGGGGGCCTTATATGGAGCCGAGAGGCACTGAGGGGCTGAAACAAGAATGGTTCACCAAATACTTCTCTTTCTGAGCACAAACATAACAGTCAACAGTTCATCGCTTTTGCTCCACACGTgcgtgcacatacacacactcgaCTGGGAGCTCCGCCCATTTTTCATGTGGTCAAAGACGAGGAAAACGAAACTGCAAGTGGTGTGGATGTGATGGAACGACGATGCCGTCGGATGGATCGCTGCACACAACTCCACACACAAACTCCTGTTGGTCACGTAGTACTGTGAAATAAGATTGCATGGATTTTGCCGAAAATAGGTTTATCTGGTTCTGTTGCATTGATATGAATCCTTTTTCGCCAAGCGGTATCAAATTGGTGGAGTGCTCATCCAACAGACTCGTGGGCTCATCACCAGCAAGGCCATCTCTAACATTGCCTCAAATCTCAACCAAAAAGTGCTTCTCAAAACACATGCCTTGACCTCTTCTCGGCCTCTTGGATCTTGTTTGTGTTGTCGGAAATgtctccatgtgtgtgtgtttttttaaacagtctTCCTTTTTCAACGCAACATTTGCTTCCATATGATCACATGGTTATTGAAGGCAAATCTCGGGATGTCGTCGAACCAAGTGTCTCTTCAACTATGGAGGCATTTGATGTATTCAATCGAGATCCTCATTaatatggacacacacacacacacttttcacTTACCATCCGAAAATGAAGGTTGTTTTGATGCAAAAATGTACAATAGTCTTAATGAAcaaattgaataaatattttgtttttgtacttgATTCTTCTTGATGTTTTCTTATCCGCTAAAGGCCAATGATGTGTCTGTCTGTTCAAAAGTTCCAAAATGTTGCAGTTCTGTCTTCACACATTGACCTGAAGAAAATATGAGGAATGATTTGTCTACTTGGACAGTTTTGATACGGCACTAAGGAGTTTAGAAATGCAATTCAAGAATGAAATTCTTGGTTTATTAAATGTAATTTGAAAACAGGCCATCAAAACACTGTTTATATACAGCAAAGCGTAAGAACATCACATAGAAAATATTGACCAAAGGAGACAATTTGTCCTTTTGTCCACTTTACCTCTTACTTAAACATGGGGCATGTTTGGAGCGCTTCAGTTGCAGAAGTGAACTGCAGGACAGTGTCTTTAAATTGCGTGAGCTCCTTCAGGGCGTCTTTGCTGCTCTTCCCGCCTGTTCCACGGTACCTCATGGAGAGCAACTTGGAGCACAAGTAGTGGAGCCACAACACGTTGGAATGAGGGTGGTAGCTGTTCCAGTCGTTACTGTGACCGACAAAACAAGGCAAAAGTACACGTTACAGATTTATGAACCCTGAAAGCTACGGTTACTGTGTGGATGAGGAGGATTCGTCAGCACTGGTACATTTGTGAGTAAATTGTGAGGATAATTATTTCATTACACACTAAATACTTCAGGTGACATTTTTGTCAAGCCTTTTCTTTAGTAACAAACTGTATAGTCCTGTAAACATGAATGGAATGTTTCAAGTGACCTCCTCCCAACATACATTGCcaaataagttaaaaaaataagtggACTGACCCATTCTCTTCTCTCATGTGTCTATAGATGTCAAACTGGTAATCTCCCTGACCcatgaagagctcctcatcattTGAGATGTCACAGGACACTGTCAGACCATCTAAAGAGAAAACAGCCCATTGCAATCAGtctcatttaaataaaaaaaaaaagtagctgtGCTGAGGTGATAGACAAGGGGGAAATGCCACTGACCGATTTCCAGTCTGGAAAGAGAGTAGTCAATAATGCGTACAAACACGCCTTTTGTTTCCAAAGAGTGTGGTGCTCCATTAAAAAGGAAGCTTCCTGTCTTCTCCTTTGTCGTCTTGACCAGCACGTTGCCCCAGTGAAGGTCCCTTTAGAAAAAATGATACATAacaaatcaaatgcatttcaaGAATTGAACTGAGAGAATTCAAAGGAGTCCAAATTAATTTGTTACGGGAACATTTCCCCACGAGTTGCATTTGGTCAACACTCGGCCGCCAGGTCTTGATCAAAGCGATTTTACACGTACCTGTGTTCAAAGTGCAGCTCCTGCTCAGCCACAGCCAGTGCAGCGGTCACTTGATGGAGAATACTTTTTGCCACCACCAACGACGACAACTTGAAGACACCAGAGATGTTGGATGTAAGAGGCAGAGAGCACCAGATGTCGAAATAATAAGACTATTTGACACGACAAAAGAATGCAATCAAAAGTTTGGGATGTGAATACCGTTCCATTGCTGTTCTCGAGGTCGACACCACCAAACTCAAACTCCAGGATGATGAACAACTGGTCATTTTGGAATAAATCTACAAAACACAGAGAGAAGAATCAGTATGCAACGTGTAAAACAATATCCCTTATTTTTACCACACTGTCGCAAAAACAATTACTAAGGTTTTTTTCTCTGACAGAGAGTATATTTAGTAAGAAAACTCTCGAATGAGACTTCAGTGCGTTCATGTTCAATGGAGTGAGAACAACAAAAACCTGGTCTGTCATTCTCAGAGCCCTTTTTCCGATCAAAGTTGTCCCAGGCCTTCAGGAATTCGGGCGGGTAGCAGCCTCGGACACAGTGGAGACTATTTGGGAACGAGACAAAAGTCAACAAGCGCAGAGGGACGAGCGCGCGGAGGTGAGAAAAGGACGCAGAAAGAGGATTTACTTATTAAGTCCAATGAAGCAGTTGGTCTGATTATCATGCTTGTCTTTCAGCCTGCTCAGCTCCCTGTAACAATACAAAATGGGGTACATGCTCAACAAAACTATGGAGGGTGAATAACACGTGGATCTTAGGTAAATGCAAGACAAATAAAAGGACAAATTACTTGGAGATAATAATCTCATGAAGGATCTCCCCAAAAGTCTTCTGGTCTTCCCCATTCACCTTCTCACTGCCCTCCAATGGAATGACCTGCAAGAAGCGTCGCCCCGTTCATCATTTTCAATCATctcaaaatatgtatatatacatatgtgcaTTTATCACATGTCCGTGCGTACTTTAAGAGCAATCGTTTCTCCTGACGAGTTGCTGGTGGAGAAGACCTCACCAAATGTACCCTCCCCAATCTTGACGCATTGTTTCATCTGAAGAGCGGAAAAGCATTCCTTCCAGGGCAGCGAACCCGGCTGTCCGCACTCAGCGTACACCTTCTCCGCATCTGACAAATCTAGCTGTAGGGGTTGGTGGAATGGCGGAGGGGGTCCGGGAGGGCGGGTCATTTGACAAGGCTTTGTATTTGGATTGGCCATGCGGTGCCAAAACATCATGACATCTTCATTCTTACCAGACTGACGTCTCTTGGCACTGGCCGTTTACAACTCTGTGGCGTGAGCAGCACTAAAAAGAGCAGTTGAAGGTTAGAGGAAGACAAAATGAGCAGAAATCCACAGCTGGGCACATAGGAGCAGTACTTTTGCGGTGAATGGAGAGAGACGATTTAAATCGATTCCAGTGCTGCGTGCGCGGCGTGTCATCGTCCAGCAGTGATGACATGTTGAGGGGGCACGTCCTCACTGGGGTGGAGAAATTCAATAAAAGCCCCTGCACATCAGGACAGAAGTTAGTCTCGGAGGAAACTGCATCATATCTACACATTTTACAAAAGACTTGGCAACCAGCTAATCCCATAATTACAAAATGCTCTTAATGGGATGCTCCATCACAATAGTCATATATATATCAGGTTCACCTGCAGGTCGGCGGGTTCAGCTGAGATGAGATCGCTGATGGTGCAGTCGGCAGCCCTCCTTGCACTCTTCCTCTTGAACGTGCGCGGCGCTTGCAATCTGCTGTCGTTCTTCCAGCGACTCACGCTCAGACCACTGACGCATGCCTTTCGGGTTGTGCCCGGCCGGTCCGTTGAAGggctctttttcttcttcttcttctttttaccAACCGGACGGGAAGCACGTTTGTCAACTTTGGAGGGTTTTTTCATGGCTTCTCTGTCCGAGCCCAAAACCTTGTCTGAACCAGAGGAGGTCGAATCCGAACCACTTGTGGATGATTGACATTTGGTGCCTTTTTGCTGCAGCTCCTTCAGTTGCGTTAAAGTCAGTCTCGGTAATCTGACTGTAAGTGGGTCAGTTAGGCCTTTTTGGATCAAGGGGCTTTCTCCCTTGGAAGTGTTGTGTTGTCGTTCAACAGACAATCTTTGAGAGATTGTTCTTTGAATTTCCTCCAACCCAAACCTTTCAAGCACAACTTTGCAATTATTTCCTTGAAAAGTGCCATTCTGTTCCCTCGGTGACATTTTCCCCGAAGAGCTGGCTGTTAATTGTGCACGAGTAAAAGATTCAAAGTTACTGGTGTGCGCTGATGCTGACACCTCCTTAAAATCACTTTCTGCAGAAAGCGACTGTGACAGTGCAAGGCTGATGGAAATACTTGAAGTTTGGGACTCTGGCTCAGTCCCAGTGGTTGACAGCTCACAAGTTTGATCTTCAGTAGCAGCTAAACTAGACCGGTATGACTGTTCTGATGATAACATATCCACGCAAATGGGATGCCGCTCAGGAGTTGGACTTCTGTGAGCCGAGCTAAGATCGGTAAGGCAGGAGGAGTCGGTGGTCTGGCTGCAAAATAGCCTCACAGTTGAGCTGTCTAGTCTCGTCATTCTCACAGTGCAGGGCTGGGCCAAACACTCCTCCTTCAAAACTTCAGTCAATGAGAGCAAGTCTTCCACCATGGACACCAAACAATTGTCTGCAGTCGGCAAATGGAGGCTTGCCCCATCGGTTTTCCTCTTGCCGTCTCGATTTGTTGTGTTCATACTCAATGGGTGTGTAAAAAGCTCCTCTGAATGTCCTTCATGGAAAGGCGGGCATGCTTGTTCATTCGGCTCACTGAGCCTTGACTGCTGCTTATTGTTGGAGTGGAGTACTATGGGTGGTGAACAACATGGCTGACTTGGAGAGTCCTGGTCGTCTTGGCATGCGTTTGCACTTATACGGCTGACGGACAAGGACGTGGGGTTCGGGGACTCATTTGTCACCGGAGCAATACGGGGCCGTTTGCTGGACAGTCTGACTGAGGGCGTGGAGCAAAATATGGGCTTCCTGGGGCGGGTCCCAAGGCTGTGATCTCCTGCTGAATCATTGGGGAGAATGTTTTGCAAGGCGTCAGCATCCAAGTCGCTGG
It encodes:
- the haspin gene encoding uncharacterized protein haspin, which codes for MTTAKPIFMRTYGKTRRKLTPWISPKNHKQAFDSSLSSDDSLVELDQFPKTRKRKVSVAAALTRGKKRLIISESEDDLSFSVHCQKVQLESNPTSKAKKGTSKAKKVRPMRGKLKENSTDEDIFSVPFPSCPQPVPRNRATRKLAPAKAAVTFRRKEQDCPISTESNEDLSPPAKRNKNPLQINTTSNLPHVSPGCFVTRRRPITTKVQASKVKVFNSLEDFTSGEESQVCLASKKKRVPLAILESSLENSTSDLDADALQNILPNDSAGDHSLGTRPRKPIFCSTPSVRLSSKRPRIAPVTNESPNPTSLSVSRISANACQDDQDSPSQPCCSPPIVLHSNNKQQSRLSEPNEQACPPFHEGHSEELFTHPLSMNTTNRDGKRKTDGASLHLPTADNCLVSMVEDLLSLTEVLKEECLAQPCTVRMTRLDSSTVRLFCSQTTDSSCLTDLSSAHRSPTPERHPICVDMLSSEQSYRSSLAATEDQTCELSTTGTEPESQTSSISISLALSQSLSAESDFKEVSASAHTSNFESFTRAQLTASSSGKMSPREQNGTFQGNNCKVVLERFGLEEIQRTISQRLSVERQHNTSKGESPLIQKGLTDPLTVRLPRLTLTQLKELQQKGTKCQSSTSGSDSTSSGSDKVLGSDREAMKKPSKVDKRASRPVGKKKKKKKKSPSTDRPGTTRKACVSGLSVSRWKNDSRLQAPRTFKRKSARRAADCTISDLISAEPADLQGLLLNFSTPVRTCPLNMSSLLDDDTPRTQHWNRFKSSLSIHRKMLLTPQSCKRPVPRDVSLLDLSDAEKVYAECGQPGSLPWKECFSALQMKQCVKIGEGTFGEVFSTSNSSGETIALKVIPLEGSEKVNGEDQKTFGEILHEIIISKELSRLKDKHDNQTNCFIGLNNLHCVRGCYPPEFLKAWDNFDRKKGSENDRPDLFQNDQLFIILEFEFGGVDLENSNGTLSSLVVAKSILHQVTAALAVAEQELHFEHRDLHWGNVLVKTTKEKTGSFLFNGAPHSLETKGVFVRIIDYSLSRLEIDGLTVSCDISNDEELFMGQGDYQFDIYRHMREENGNDWNSYHPHSNVLWLHYLCSKLLSMRYRGTGGKSSKDALKELTQFKDTVLQFTSATEALQTCPMFK